A window of the Lolium perenne isolate Kyuss_39 chromosome 7, Kyuss_2.0, whole genome shotgun sequence genome harbors these coding sequences:
- the LOC127313766 gene encoding lecithin-cholesterol acyltransferase-like 1, translating into MAMNTAFLGLLQLLLLLLPPSLRDYLWAATSDHGVGQKLQVYHPIIMSAGISCPVLEARLTDAYTPSLPHCGELKGKGWFPLWNSKQDLVDHDYISCFEEQMSLVFDPVTNDYQNRPGVETRVPDFGSAYGFSYKDDSCPFCCNIKLRDELETLGYRDGDTLFGAPYDIRHAPPRPGHPSKVSSEYFARLKDLVQNASAKNGNKPVIFVGHSFGGKLILDFVNSTPLPWRKQFIKHLVLLSPTPSTGFMEVVTNLASGPSCIHFDAAPHLALRTMWWSFASSLLSLPSQAVFAHEPLIVTNQRNYSAYDYPDFLAAVGFSMEGMLPSTKLALPTNLSVEAPMVPTTYLSGVGIQTIKQVVFWDGNFDIYPEDVFGDGDGVVNWNSVLVFVNELKRQHSSENILFKFIKIPNVTHSEIAIQDNSLKIIMAEILEANS; encoded by the exons ATGGCCATGAACACAGCGTTCCTTGGGCTGCTgcagctgctgctcctcctcctacCGCCTTCCCTCCGTGATTACCTGTGGGCGGCGACTAGCGACCATGGCGTGGGTCAGAAGCTCCAAGTCTACCACCCCATTATCATGAGCGCCGGCATCAGCTGCCCCGTCCTGGAGGCGCGGCTCACCGACGCCTACACTCCGTCGCTGCCTCACTGCGGCGAGCTCAAAGGGAAGGGATGGTTCCCGCTATGGAACAGCAAACAGGACCTGGTCGACCATGACTACATCTCGTGCTTCGAGGAGCAGATGAGCCTTGTTTTCGACCCCGTCACCAACGACTACCAGAACCGGCCTGGCGTCGAGACTCGCGTTCCAGACTTCGGCTCCGCTTATGGATTCTCCTACAAGGATGATAG CTGCCCATTTTGCTGTAACATAAAGCTCCGTGATGAACTCGAAACACTTGGATATCGAGATGGAGATACCCTTTTCGGTGCTCCTTATGACATACGCCATGCTCCACCACGCCCGGGCCATCCTTCCAAGGTGTCCTCGGAATACTTCGCTCGTCTCAAGGATCTGGTGCAGAATGCAAGTGCGAAGAATGGGAACAAGCCGGTTATCTTCGTCGGGCATAGCTTTGGCGGAAAGCTCATCCTCGACTTTGTGAATTCTACCCCCCTTCCATGGAGGAAACAATTCATCAAGCACCTGGTTCTACTCTCGCCAACACCTTCTACAGGTTTCATGGAGGTCGTCACAAACCTTGCCTCAGGACCGTCCTGCATTCATTTTGATGCCGCTCCACACCTTGCTTTGCGAACGATGTGGTGGTCATTCGCAAGTTCCCTTCTATCTCTGCCATCCCAAGCGGTATTTGCCCATGAGCCACTCATAGTCACCAACCAAAGGAACTACTCGGCATATGACTATCCAGATTTTCTTGCGGCAGTCGGTTTTAGTATGGAAGGAATGTTGCCCTCTACTAAATTGGCGCTTCCTACAAATTTGAGTGTTGAGGCGCCAATGGTTCCAACGACATACCTGAGTGGTGTTGGTATTCAAACAATAAAGCAGGTGGTATTCTGGGACGGCAACTTCGATATCTACCCAGAAGATGTGTTTGGCGATGGAGATGGGGTTGTCAATTGGAATAGCGTGTTGGTATTCGTCAATGAACTCAAAAGGCAGCATTCTTCGGAGAACATACTCTTCAAATTCATCAAGATCCCTAATGTTACTCACAGTGAAATTGCTATTCAAGACAACTCTCTCAAGATAATTATGGCTGAAATTTTAGAAGCCAATTCTTGA